In Desulfallas thermosapovorans DSM 6562, the DNA window TATATTGTTGGCGGACACTGAATTAAAGGAAGCCGTTCGTTTTTTACACACTGTTTACAACACGGGGGCCGATGCCGTCATTGTACAGGACCTCGGGCTGATTCGGCTGGCCCGGCGGGTAATACCGGAACTGGAATTGCACGCCAGCACCCAGATGACGGCGCATAATGTGCCGGGGGCGCTATTTTTGCGGGATGCGGGCATTAAACGTGTTGTGCTGGCCAGGGAACTGGATCTGAAGTCGGTGCGGGCAATACGTGAAAAGGCCGGTGTCCAGGTGGAAACATTCGTCCACGGTGCCCTTTGCGTATGCTATTCCGGACAGTGCCTGATGTCCAGCATGATTGGTGGGCGCAGCGGCAACCGGGGCCGCTGTGCCCAGCCTTGCCGGCTGGAATACCGGCTGGTGGATGGTAAAGGAAAGCCGGTGGCAGATTACGAAAAAGTGGGGGACTACCTGCTCAGCCCGCGGGACTTGAATACCAGCGGGCATATTCCTGAATTAATTAAAGCGGGCATTGATTCCTTTAAAATAGAGGGTAGAATGCGGCGTCCCGAATATGTAGCCACGGTGACCAGAATATACCGGACTTTGATTGACCGGGCCTCACGGGGAGAAGAATATAACGTCACCGGTGAGGAGATCGGTCAACTGGCCCAGATTTTCAACCGTGACTTTACCACGGGCTATTTTTTTGGTGTGCCGGGCCGGGATATGATGAGTTATAAACGCCCCAACAACCGGGGTGTCAGGCTGGGCCGGGTGCGCTCGTACAACCGGGAGACCGGAAGGGCTGAAATAGAGTTGGAAGCCCCTTTGAGGGTGGGCGACGGTATAGAAGTATGGGTGACCAGGGGAGGCCGGGTGGGCATCCAGGTAAGTCAAATTTTCACCGGCGGGCGGAAAACCCTTTGCGCCGAATCTGGCACAGTTGTGGTGCTGGAACTGAAGGGACATATCCGTCCCGGAGACCGGGTATTTAAAACCCATGATGTGCAGTTAATGGAAAACGCCGTCAAGACTTTCTCTTCCAGCCGGGAAACACGGCGTATACCGGTGGATTTTAAAGTGCAGGCGCGAGTAAGCGAGCCAATGGTACTGGAGGCAACCGACCCACAGGGGGTGACAGTCCGGGCCACTACCCGGGCGGCGGCCGAGGAGGCCCAAAAGAGACCGCTGACCAGGGAGTTTTTAGCCGGGCAGTTGGACCGGCTGGGCAATACCCCCTTCGGGCTTAACAAATTGACCTGTGAGCTGGGGGATAATGTGATGGTCCCGGTCCGGGAAATAAACGATGTGCGCCGGCGAGTGGTGGAAAAGCTGTCGGCGGCCCGGGCAGCGCTGCGTAAGCCGGAACCGCTATCTGAGGACGTTGTTGAACGCAAGCTATCGGCTGTAATGGATGAAGAAATCGAAAGGGCCGGGTCCTCATTCCCGGTGCTGGCCGTGGCGGTGGGCGGTGCGGCAGAAGTGCGGGCTGCGGTTAAAGGTGGTGCCGGGCTGGTTTATTTCAGCGGCGACCGCTTTAGAAGCAGGGGCAATGTAACTGCGTCCGAGGTTATTAAGGCCAGGCGCTATTGCAGCGAGGCAGGGGTCAAATTCTATCTTACCACCCCGCGCATTGCCCATGACCGGGAGATTGAACAGTATTTGCCGTTCTTTAAATCCCTACTGGAAGCGGAGCCTGATGGTATAATGGCGGCGTCATGCGGCTGGCTGCCGGTACTGCGCCAGTTGACCGGTTTACCCCTGGCTACGGATTTCGCTTTGAATGTGTTCAACCGCCAGAGTGCGTTGTTTTTAATGGAACACGGGGTTAGCCGGGTTACCCTGTCCACTGAACTTACCGGAGAACAAATCAAGCAACTGGCCGGCAGCGCCCCGCTGGAAACCGAGGTTATCGTGCACGGCGCGCTGCCGTTGATGGTATCCCGCTATTGCGCCGTGGGCAGCGTGCTGGGCGGCAAAGGAGAAAACAGCAACTGTTCCGGGCAGTGCCGCGGTAACACCTTTGGGCTTTTGGACCGCAAAGGGGTGATTTTCCCCGTGGAGATGGATCAGCACTGCTTGATGCATATATATAATTCCAGGGAACTGTGCCTGTTGGATACCCTTCCCTACCTGGTCCAGGCCGGGCCCGCCGTGCTGAGAATTGAAGCCCGCCGGGAAAACGAATTTTACGTGGCGCGCACAGTCAAAACCTACCGTCAGGTTTTGGACGGATTGCGCAAATTCCCCGACCGGTTGCCCGATCTGCAGGCCATTATGGAGAAATTGGTGGAAGGGGGACCTGGTTTCACCCGCGGGCATTATTACAGGGGGATAATGGATTAGTTTTAGGCAGGGAGAGATTATGGACGAACGGAATTTAAGAAGGCTGGAATTTAACCGGGTCAAAGAGAAACTGGCTGAATTTGCGGCTTCACAACCAGGTCGGGAGTTGGTTGAAGAGCTGTTACCATACAACAACCGGGATGAAATGGTAGCCGCT includes these proteins:
- a CDS encoding DUF3656 domain-containing U32 family peptidase codes for the protein MKKPELLAPAGNWEALVAAVQNGADAVYLGGKQFNARRSADNFDDVALARAVEYAHVRGVKIYVTVNILLADTELKEAVRFLHTVYNTGADAVIVQDLGLIRLARRVIPELELHASTQMTAHNVPGALFLRDAGIKRVVLARELDLKSVRAIREKAGVQVETFVHGALCVCYSGQCLMSSMIGGRSGNRGRCAQPCRLEYRLVDGKGKPVADYEKVGDYLLSPRDLNTSGHIPELIKAGIDSFKIEGRMRRPEYVATVTRIYRTLIDRASRGEEYNVTGEEIGQLAQIFNRDFTTGYFFGVPGRDMMSYKRPNNRGVRLGRVRSYNRETGRAEIELEAPLRVGDGIEVWVTRGGRVGIQVSQIFTGGRKTLCAESGTVVVLELKGHIRPGDRVFKTHDVQLMENAVKTFSSSRETRRIPVDFKVQARVSEPMVLEATDPQGVTVRATTRAAAEEAQKRPLTREFLAGQLDRLGNTPFGLNKLTCELGDNVMVPVREINDVRRRVVEKLSAARAALRKPEPLSEDVVERKLSAVMDEEIERAGSSFPVLAVAVGGAAEVRAAVKGGAGLVYFSGDRFRSRGNVTASEVIKARRYCSEAGVKFYLTTPRIAHDREIEQYLPFFKSLLEAEPDGIMAASCGWLPVLRQLTGLPLATDFALNVFNRQSALFLMEHGVSRVTLSTELTGEQIKQLAGSAPLETEVIVHGALPLMVSRYCAVGSVLGGKGENSNCSGQCRGNTFGLLDRKGVIFPVEMDQHCLMHIYNSRELCLLDTLPYLVQAGPAVLRIEARRENEFYVARTVKTYRQVLDGLRKFPDRLPDLQAIMEKLVEGGPGFTRGHYYRGIMD